The following proteins are co-located in the Myroides profundi genome:
- a CDS encoding helix-turn-helix transcriptional regulator gives MKKLRYYFLVLNYLNQNHYPSREKLLEYLASYDIDISERTLYRALSDLSTEFGVEVSLDNAKKGYYIAPKYLARANQVLLHLKDLVTTDILNSSNGSKTSASTYIDPASKKGVLPIDTIRMIYTAMTKNQKISFTYTNQLDGEPHRVKIAPILFKEFEDTWYVVALEDNEYRTYFLDTIADVMIENERFKGCSESARTKFSEIIGLNFTNQDVHEVVLSFDKSQRGVLNSCPLHATQVITESVCGERVLATLLVKPNYELKQQIMKFGKYVKVVSPERLKEEVIEELRFALEQHQDEYIKIH, from the coding sequence ATGAAGAAATTACGCTATTATTTTTTGGTATTAAATTACCTTAATCAAAATCATTACCCTTCGCGGGAAAAGCTTTTAGAGTACTTAGCAAGTTATGATATTGATATTAGTGAACGTACACTGTATCGCGCACTTAGTGACTTGTCTACAGAATTTGGGGTAGAGGTATCACTGGATAATGCTAAAAAAGGGTATTATATTGCTCCAAAGTATTTAGCAAGAGCAAATCAAGTTTTATTACATTTAAAGGATCTGGTTACTACAGATATATTAAATTCAAGTAATGGTTCTAAAACATCAGCTTCTACTTATATAGATCCTGCATCTAAAAAAGGAGTATTGCCGATAGATACGATTAGAATGATCTATACAGCAATGACTAAGAATCAAAAAATATCTTTTACTTATACTAATCAGTTAGATGGTGAGCCACATCGAGTAAAGATAGCACCAATATTATTTAAAGAATTTGAAGATACATGGTATGTTGTTGCTTTAGAGGATAATGAGTACCGTACCTACTTTTTAGATACTATAGCTGATGTGATGATTGAGAACGAACGTTTTAAAGGGTGTTCAGAGTCAGCTAGAACTAAGTTTAGTGAGATTATTGGTTTAAACTTTACTAATCAAGATGTTCACGAAGTAGTCCTTTCATTTGATAAGAGTCAAAGAGGTGTATTAAACTCTTGTCCACTTCATGCTACTCAAGTGATTACGGAAAGCGTATGTGGAGAACGAGTTTTGGCAACTTTATTAGTAAAACCAAATTATGAGTTAAAGCAACAAATCATGAAGTTTGGTAAATATGTGAAAGTAGTGTCACCGGAAAGACTTAAAGAAGAAGTTATTGAAGAATTGCGTTTTGCCTTAGAGCAACACCAAGACGAATATATAAAAATACATTAG
- a CDS encoding SusC/RagA family TonB-linked outer membrane protein, which produces MHITKRSLLSLALVLSATVTSYAQDKKAPIVVRDAETLIPLPGVTIEDITNDKVDITLDNGQFELDNTDLKEIKLRLTYIGYTDKEITIKVGDYPSFIDLDVEDNLLEGIVVTGYTKQSRSKTTGAVSKIEAQAINKSQVSSMDQALQGQVPGLYVASPSGQPGTPGRVTIRGIGSLQDENTNPLYVLNGMPISPATFSALNPEDFEDITVLKDAAATAQYGSRGANGVIVITSKKGAHDSDGLRVTYQTQYGYSEANNSKWDMMNTNQRLQFEEMLQDQDLPGWAYSRNNPYKTVNGVQVAKTDVDYIEGDRRLAEIRQTNIDWKKKLMRRGINQSHNLSFQGGDDKTQHYTSLNYFKQDGVLYNSGIEKFNVNSNIHHKSGRLSTNFFINLANINSQTSESDFDVSETNPVASMYFALPYENPYDEDGKLNPGTNRFGTNALAMYNDVSRREKQQKGVLAGNFAFDITDDFKLTSTLGVDYTKLSNTHIIKPDTYFGDLVEEGGKGMYSQGDQTNIGLMANFGANYKYRWDAHEIEAIALMEMNRQKYNYHGFTGYGLIDGLDHTAGGITPGTPENDFIPKIEGRASENLLLSQVALVRYSYENRFTLSTSLRRDGSSRVPRNNRYKYFYAVGGSWNMKTEDFMQNIDVISMARLRASYGLTGNANGFASDFGYRRLYGPGQYNGGTALNPITPGNNQYNWEMNKILDLGLEFGLFENRLIGEIDFYNRITSDLFLDRSLSSTSGFESIADNMGKIRNRGIELKLSRDVVKSGDFTFNLGVNFAYNKNKILSLGDEDEIITEDYSIHQVGKQIGHFYMVKWAGVDQQTGAPLYYDKEGNITTTYDPDNAVLVKGGFDPAIKGGFTTNFKYKNLEVSALFSFIKGMYRLNTGEFYRTSADQTYRIYNQSTSMLDMWQNPGDVSDNPSAKYARYMTDRELQKADYLKLRNLSVNYRFKDFGKWNKIVKEVNIFAQGQNLLTWTNFKGQDPEDDNNWYQYEYPLPRTITAGVKVIF; this is translated from the coding sequence ATGCATATCACTAAAAGATCATTGTTATCCCTAGCTTTAGTACTGTCAGCGACAGTGACTAGCTATGCACAGGATAAAAAAGCACCTATCGTGGTGAGAGATGCGGAAACGCTAATTCCGCTACCTGGCGTGACTATCGAAGACATTACAAATGATAAAGTAGATATTACTTTAGACAATGGACAGTTCGAATTAGACAATACAGACTTAAAAGAGATAAAACTACGCCTAACTTATATCGGATATACAGATAAAGAAATCACGATAAAGGTGGGAGATTATCCTTCATTTATAGACTTAGATGTAGAGGATAATTTATTAGAAGGAATTGTCGTAACAGGATATACTAAACAGTCTCGTTCTAAAACAACAGGAGCTGTCAGTAAAATAGAAGCTCAAGCGATCAATAAATCACAAGTGAGTTCTATGGATCAAGCCTTACAAGGACAAGTACCTGGATTATATGTAGCTTCTCCTTCTGGGCAACCTGGTACTCCTGGTAGGGTGACTATCCGCGGTATCGGTTCTCTTCAGGATGAGAACACAAATCCTCTTTATGTATTGAATGGAATGCCTATCTCTCCTGCTACATTCTCTGCTCTGAATCCTGAAGACTTTGAAGATATCACTGTTCTAAAAGATGCGGCGGCTACTGCTCAGTATGGTTCTAGAGGAGCTAATGGGGTAATCGTAATCACTTCTAAGAAAGGGGCACATGACTCTGATGGATTAAGGGTGACTTATCAAACTCAATACGGGTATTCTGAAGCTAATAACAGTAAATGGGATATGATGAATACGAACCAACGTCTTCAGTTCGAAGAAATGCTTCAAGACCAAGACTTACCGGGATGGGCATATTCTAGAAACAACCCTTATAAGACAGTAAATGGAGTACAAGTAGCTAAGACAGATGTTGATTATATAGAAGGAGATAGACGATTAGCAGAGATTAGACAGACTAATATTGATTGGAAAAAGAAGTTAATGAGAAGAGGAATTAATCAATCTCATAACTTAAGCTTCCAAGGGGGCGATGATAAGACTCAACACTATACTTCATTAAACTACTTCAAACAAGATGGGGTATTATACAACTCTGGTATAGAAAAGTTCAATGTGAATAGTAATATTCACCATAAGTCTGGTAGATTAAGCACTAACTTCTTTATCAACTTAGCGAATATTAATAGTCAAACTTCGGAGTCTGATTTTGATGTAAGTGAGACAAATCCTGTAGCTTCTATGTACTTCGCGTTACCTTATGAGAATCCGTATGATGAAGATGGAAAGCTTAATCCTGGTACGAATAGATTTGGTACAAATGCTTTAGCGATGTATAACGATGTTAGCCGAAGAGAAAAACAGCAGAAAGGTGTGTTAGCAGGTAACTTTGCTTTTGATATTACAGATGACTTTAAACTGACTAGTACACTAGGGGTTGATTATACCAAACTAAGTAATACACATATCATCAAACCTGATACGTACTTCGGAGACCTAGTAGAAGAAGGGGGTAAAGGAATGTATAGTCAAGGTGATCAGACTAACATAGGGCTAATGGCTAATTTCGGGGCTAACTATAAATACAGATGGGATGCTCACGAGATAGAAGCGATAGCCTTAATGGAGATGAATAGACAGAAGTATAACTATCACGGCTTTACAGGATATGGGTTAATAGATGGGTTAGACCATACCGCAGGTGGTATCACACCAGGTACACCTGAGAATGACTTCATTCCTAAGATAGAAGGTAGAGCTTCTGAGAACTTATTACTTTCTCAAGTTGCTTTAGTGAGATATTCTTATGAGAATAGATTTACGTTGTCTACGAGCTTAAGAAGAGATGGCTCATCACGTGTACCTCGTAACAACAGATATAAGTACTTCTATGCTGTGGGAGGTAGTTGGAATATGAAAACAGAAGACTTTATGCAGAATATAGATGTTATCTCTATGGCACGTTTACGCGCTAGTTATGGATTAACAGGTAATGCTAATGGCTTCGCTAGTGACTTCGGATACCGCCGTCTTTATGGTCCTGGCCAATACAACGGAGGTACTGCGCTTAACCCTATAACGCCAGGGAACAATCAGTACAACTGGGAGATGAATAAAATTCTAGACTTAGGGTTAGAGTTCGGTTTATTTGAAAATAGATTAATTGGAGAAATAGACTTCTATAACCGTATTACGAGTGATTTATTCTTAGATAGATCTCTTTCTAGTACATCGGGGTTTGAATCCATAGCTGATAATATGGGTAAAATCCGAAACCGTGGTATTGAGTTAAAACTTTCTCGAGATGTGGTAAAAAGTGGAGACTTCACTTTTAACTTAGGAGTAAACTTTGCTTATAACAAGAATAAGATCTTGAGCTTAGGAGATGAGGATGAAATCATCACAGAGGACTACTCTATCCATCAAGTCGGCAAGCAAATAGGACATTTCTATATGGTGAAATGGGCTGGTGTAGATCAGCAGACAGGTGCTCCACTCTATTATGACAAAGAAGGTAATATCACGACTACTTATGATCCTGATAATGCTGTATTAGTAAAAGGAGGGTTTGACCCCGCTATCAAAGGAGGGTTTACAACTAACTTTAAATACAAAAACTTAGAAGTAAGTGCTTTATTCTCTTTTATTAAAGGAATGTATAGACTTAATACAGGAGAATTTTACAGAACATCCGCAGACCAAACTTACCGTATCTATAACCAGTCTACAAGTATGTTAGATATGTGGCAAAACCCTGGTGATGTCAGCGATAATCCTAGTGCAAAATATGCTCGTTATATGACTGATAGAGAACTACAAAAAGCAGATTATTTAAAACTTAGAAACTTAAGTGTAAACTATAGATTTAAAGACTTCGGTAAATGGAATAAAATAGTGAAAGAGGTCAATATATTCGCTCAAGGGCAAAACCTATTGACTTGGACAAACTTCAAAGGACAAGATCCTGAAGATGACAACAACTGGTACCAATATGAATACCCACTACCACGTACTATCACAGCAGGTGTAAAAGTAATTTTTTAA
- a CDS encoding CvfB family protein yields MIKIGDDNKLKVARLAGIGLYLTDGETDILLPSKYEPENIRVGDEMIVFVYLDQEERLVATTLEPNIYVNEFALLKVNYINEYGAFMDMGLEKDLFVPFREQARPMKEGNRYLIYMYLDDQSKRLVGSSKLKQFVDNKDITVVEGEEVELVVSHITDLGINVIINEKHAGLMYKNEVFEELHTGDRIIGYIKSIRPDGKIDVSRNKLGFDGVVDSATIIIRELEHNRGFLGLNDNSHPEDIKTVLNMSKKTFKKAIGTLYKEKKIEIKEDGIYLVR; encoded by the coding sequence ATGATAAAAATAGGAGATGATAATAAATTAAAGGTTGCTCGTTTAGCGGGTATTGGACTTTATTTAACAGATGGTGAAACAGATATTCTTTTACCTAGTAAATACGAACCTGAGAATATTAGAGTTGGAGATGAGATGATTGTCTTTGTTTACTTAGATCAAGAAGAAAGACTAGTAGCAACTACTTTAGAGCCTAATATTTATGTAAATGAATTTGCTTTATTAAAAGTGAACTACATTAATGAATATGGAGCCTTTATGGATATGGGGTTAGAAAAGGATTTGTTCGTTCCATTTAGAGAACAAGCACGTCCTATGAAAGAAGGGAATAGATATCTGATCTATATGTATCTTGATGATCAAAGTAAACGATTGGTAGGTTCTAGTAAATTAAAACAGTTTGTCGATAATAAAGATATTACTGTTGTAGAAGGAGAGGAAGTAGAACTAGTCGTATCTCATATCACTGATTTAGGTATAAATGTGATTATCAATGAAAAACACGCAGGTCTTATGTATAAGAATGAAGTGTTTGAAGAGTTGCATACAGGAGATCGTATCATTGGATATATTAAATCTATTCGTCCTGATGGAAAAATAGACGTTAGTAGAAACAAATTAGGTTTTGATGGAGTAGTAGATAGTGCTACAATTATTATTAGAGAACTAGAGCACAACAGAGGTTTTTTAGGGCTAAATGATAATAGTCATCCAGAAGATATCAAGACAGTCCTAAATATGAGTAAAAAGACCTTTAAAAAGGCAATAGGAACTCTTTATAAAGAGAAGAAGATAGAGATAAAAGAAGATGGTATTTATCTAGTGAGATAG
- a CDS encoding sensor histidine kinase has translation MKIRNRLSLQFSGLFAILLLGVLIAVYFVVSSHWQNTFFKQLEDRAFTVGHNYLAEDNFTKAEFDEVLRKYPRTLPLEKIRIYDINLDPTFIEEGDLKWDKKILEEVIAKKKIYFKLDQEYVVGIFYRDNSGDFIVMAKATNEKGVAALQQLRTVMLISLVIALLITFFLSRLFAGYFLIPITRINKYFAKKNINTLFQPIPTQDMSKDEIRTLSETINDLFNRVQESFDNQQAFVSHASHELKTPIASLMGNAEIALRQSRTEQEYVKVLQGVVNDAIHIDQMINNLLALSQLDSSVYPLHKHAFEEFWWTMIDHLIAAQKDLNLNLTISTEEDLHELFFNGNGNLLELALSNIILNANKFSHNEPVEVTLDTDTHNIIIIVEDKGIGIKKEDLDKLFLPFYRSSNAFGIKGTGLGLSLASKIVQLHKGTLTIESELTVGTKVTLMIPKLHQ, from the coding sequence ATGAAAATACGCAATAGACTTTCACTACAGTTCTCTGGCTTATTTGCAATACTCTTATTAGGAGTGCTAATTGCAGTCTATTTTGTAGTATCTAGCCATTGGCAAAATACCTTCTTTAAACAATTAGAAGATCGCGCCTTCACAGTAGGCCATAACTATCTAGCAGAAGACAACTTCACCAAGGCAGAGTTCGATGAAGTCTTGCGCAAATATCCTCGTACATTACCTTTAGAGAAAATAAGAATCTATGACATTAATCTAGATCCAACCTTTATAGAAGAAGGGGATCTTAAATGGGATAAAAAGATATTAGAGGAAGTTATTGCAAAAAAAAAGATATACTTTAAACTTGATCAGGAGTACGTGGTAGGTATTTTCTATAGAGATAATTCTGGGGACTTTATCGTGATGGCTAAGGCAACTAATGAAAAAGGAGTAGCAGCATTACAACAGTTAAGAACGGTTATGCTGATCAGTCTAGTAATTGCCTTGCTTATTACATTTTTCCTCTCGCGTTTATTCGCTGGTTATTTTCTAATCCCGATTACCAGAATTAATAAGTACTTCGCGAAGAAGAATATAAATACTTTATTTCAGCCCATCCCTACACAGGATATGTCTAAAGACGAGATACGTACGTTAAGCGAGACTATTAATGATCTCTTTAATCGAGTACAAGAATCCTTTGACAACCAACAGGCATTCGTGTCTCATGCTTCACATGAGCTAAAAACGCCTATCGCCTCTCTTATGGGAAATGCTGAGATAGCGCTACGTCAGAGCAGAACAGAACAGGAGTATGTAAAGGTGCTGCAAGGGGTAGTGAACGATGCGATACACATAGATCAGATGATCAATAATCTGTTGGCATTATCACAACTAGACAGTTCTGTGTATCCGTTACATAAACATGCTTTTGAGGAGTTCTGGTGGACGATGATAGACCACCTTATAGCAGCTCAGAAAGACTTAAACCTAAACCTGACCATCAGCACAGAAGAAGACTTACACGAGCTATTCTTTAATGGCAATGGCAACTTATTAGAACTAGCCCTTTCTAATATTATACTGAATGCAAACAAGTTTTCTCACAATGAGCCTGTAGAGGTAACACTGGATACTGATACCCACAATATCATCATTATAGTAGAAGATAAAGGCATTGGGATAAAAAAAGAGGATCTAGACAAACTATTTCTTCCTTTTTACCGTTCTAGTAATGCATTCGGGATAAAAGGAACTGGTCTAGGTCTATCGTTAGCTTCTAAAATAGTACAATTACACAAAGGCACATTGACCATAGAATCAGAACTAACAGTAGGTACTAAAGTAACCTTAATGATTCCGAAACTGCATCAATAG
- a CDS encoding LytR/AlgR family response regulator transcription factor: MMKVLIVEDEVRNANKLSRLLQVLDSTIEIVAVVESVKECIEWLQHHEEPSLIMMDIRLEDGLCFEIFEQIEIKAPVIFTTSYDEYALKAFKVNSIDYIMKPVREEELEQALNKFKSLRSTPVLSDSIKDILGSLHKKEAFYRSRFLIPYKDGFKTVKVGEIDFIYSELKITHLVLKDKTTVIVSQTLEELEEELSPEIFFRANRQHIVSVDSIEHVQNYYNGKLKIGLLKDPQREVIVSREKAPLLKNWLNS, from the coding sequence ATGATGAAAGTTTTGATCGTAGAGGATGAGGTAAGAAATGCTAATAAATTATCTCGCTTATTGCAGGTATTAGATTCCACTATAGAAATCGTAGCTGTAGTAGAAAGTGTAAAAGAATGTATAGAATGGTTGCAGCATCACGAGGAACCGTCTTTGATCATGATGGATATTAGATTAGAAGATGGTTTGTGTTTTGAAATATTTGAACAGATAGAGATAAAGGCTCCTGTGATATTTACGACTTCTTATGACGAGTATGCTCTAAAAGCATTTAAGGTGAATAGTATAGATTATATTATGAAACCTGTGAGGGAAGAAGAGTTAGAACAGGCATTGAATAAGTTTAAATCACTTAGAAGTACTCCTGTATTAAGTGATTCTATTAAAGATATACTTGGCAGTTTACACAAGAAAGAAGCTTTTTATCGTTCACGTTTTTTGATTCCTTATAAGGATGGTTTTAAGACTGTGAAGGTAGGTGAGATCGATTTTATTTATTCAGAATTAAAGATTACACATTTAGTCTTAAAGGATAAAACTACTGTAATCGTGAGTCAGACCTTAGAGGAGTTAGAGGAAGAGTTGTCACCTGAGATATTCTTTAGAGCGAATAGACAGCATATCGTGAGTGTGGATAGTATAGAGCATGTACAGAACTACTATAATGGTAAATTAAAAATAGGCTTATTAAAAGATCCTCAGAGAGAGGTAATCGTAAGCCGTGAGAAGGCGCCATTACTTAAAAATTGGTTAAATTCATAA
- a CDS encoding RagB/SusD family nutrient uptake outer membrane protein has protein sequence MKTTLYKISAILCLALGAISFQSCDSMLDIDPKDAVNEEHIYSSVKQFEFGVLGAYTELNLEYNTLIGSIMADDCKLAPGNAGVNSYAVNLNRWTFSADDDLLQQIWIDYYHSVYKINTLLENIHKVPTNNVAEVEKLKQLKSELHGLRALIHFELHRMFGQSEYLGMTAYTVPYKTSSDVYEKPGKQTIQDFYKQLENDLVEAEQYINKDTTIRLSQDAILALTARVALYAHDYTKAERYSTMLINKYPLATAKEFEGIWEDTSNAEVIFKLKRNNDDNIRPNIFWYDFSNGKTLYYASQKLRDQFDSANDRRYEHFFGIEDDAVISKYDGSAFNDRINDYKVFRISEMYLIRAEAYLKLGNNASATNDLNTLRDNRIKDNTHFTTVTIQDVLQERFLELSFEGHRYFDLKRLGMPLERDPRDLAVDTDNTTISAFDEYYQLPIPQKEVQANPALKY, from the coding sequence ATGAAAACAACCTTATATAAAATCAGTGCAATACTATGCTTAGCATTAGGAGCTATTAGTTTCCAGAGTTGTGATAGTATGCTAGATATAGACCCAAAAGATGCTGTAAATGAAGAACACATTTACAGTTCGGTTAAGCAATTTGAGTTTGGAGTGTTAGGAGCTTATACAGAGCTAAACTTAGAATACAATACCTTAATCGGTTCGATCATGGCAGATGATTGTAAATTAGCTCCTGGCAATGCTGGGGTAAACTCTTATGCTGTCAATCTTAACCGATGGACTTTTAGCGCAGATGACGATCTTCTACAACAGATATGGATAGATTACTACCACAGCGTGTACAAGATTAACACACTACTAGAAAACATCCATAAAGTACCTACTAACAATGTGGCTGAAGTAGAAAAACTAAAGCAACTAAAGAGTGAATTACACGGCCTAAGAGCTTTAATACACTTCGAACTACACCGTATGTTTGGACAGTCTGAATATTTAGGAATGACAGCTTATACGGTCCCTTATAAAACAAGTTCTGATGTATATGAGAAGCCAGGTAAACAAACAATACAAGACTTCTATAAACAACTAGAGAACGATCTAGTAGAAGCAGAACAGTATATTAATAAAGATACAACTATTCGCTTAAGTCAAGATGCTATCTTAGCATTAACTGCACGTGTGGCACTATATGCGCATGACTATACAAAAGCAGAAAGATATAGTACTATGCTAATTAATAAATATCCACTAGCAACGGCAAAAGAGTTTGAAGGAATATGGGAGGACACTTCTAATGCTGAGGTTATTTTTAAACTGAAACGCAACAATGATGACAACATTAGACCTAACATATTCTGGTATGACTTCAGTAATGGAAAAACATTGTACTATGCTTCACAGAAACTAAGAGATCAATTTGACTCAGCAAATGACAGAAGATATGAACACTTCTTCGGTATAGAAGATGATGCTGTCATTAGTAAATACGATGGTAGTGCATTCAACGATCGTATTAATGATTACAAAGTATTTCGCATCAGTGAAATGTACCTTATACGCGCAGAAGCATATCTAAAGCTAGGTAACAATGCCAGTGCTACTAATGATCTTAATACACTTAGAGATAATAGAATTAAAGATAATACTCACTTTACTACTGTGACGATACAGGATGTACTACAAGAGCGTTTCTTAGAGCTATCCTTTGAAGGACATCGCTATTTTGATTTAAAGAGATTAGGTATGCCATTAGAAAGAGATCCTCGTGATCTAGCAGTAGATACTGATAACACGACAATTAGTGCTTTTGATGAATACTATCAGCTACCTATTCCACAAAAAGAAGTACAAGCTAATCCAGCATTAAAATACTAA
- a CDS encoding sensor histidine kinase, whose protein sequence is MATKKVKEESLFLKHYRLMVVPLVFLLYLFSHFLLNPYDADWFRMDVEEMWESAFVLFLYCMAITEVSLWLSRALNKFLPWDKQPVMRVVVQFFLLLIFIFTVYFAINFVYVYLSPYESFELIDLEAKIDLWQSLIISLNTGIFISAIHTGYFLINNWKKSMVDAAELKLKAEQLERIASQSELESLKMQLDPHFLFNNFSTLSELVIEDQDIAVKFIDHLSLVYRYMLSNVRKNTISLLEELTFVESYFYLIKERMGAKVQLNINVQEEDKKNFYVAPIAIQLLVENAVKHNSASKESPLRIDIYVEEDYVVIQNNIQELVVTLPSSKVGLTNIKERYRLLSKHKVLIQKTDKDFVVRLPLLLNKNDK, encoded by the coding sequence ATGGCGACTAAGAAAGTAAAAGAGGAATCACTGTTTTTAAAACACTATCGATTAATGGTAGTGCCATTGGTATTTTTACTTTATTTATTCTCTCATTTTTTACTTAATCCTTATGATGCAGATTGGTTCAGAATGGATGTAGAGGAGATGTGGGAGTCTGCCTTTGTTCTTTTTCTATACTGTATGGCCATCACAGAGGTGAGTCTCTGGTTGAGTAGAGCTTTGAATAAGTTTTTGCCTTGGGATAAGCAGCCTGTGATGCGTGTAGTAGTACAGTTCTTCTTACTACTTATTTTTATCTTTACAGTATATTTTGCTATTAATTTTGTGTATGTTTATCTGTCTCCTTATGAGTCTTTTGAATTAATAGATTTAGAGGCAAAGATAGATTTATGGCAGTCATTAATCATTAGTTTAAATACAGGGATTTTTATCAGTGCTATTCACACAGGCTATTTTTTGATTAATAATTGGAAAAAGTCCATGGTGGATGCTGCAGAGCTTAAATTAAAAGCAGAACAACTAGAACGTATCGCTAGTCAGTCAGAGTTAGAATCACTAAAGATGCAACTAGACCCTCATTTTTTATTTAATAACTTCAGTACACTATCTGAGTTAGTAATAGAAGATCAGGATATCGCTGTTAAGTTTATAGATCACTTATCGCTAGTATATCGTTATATGCTATCTAATGTTAGAAAGAACACCATCAGTCTGTTAGAAGAGTTGACTTTCGTAGAGTCTTATTTTTACTTAATCAAAGAAAGAATGGGGGCGAAAGTACAGTTAAATATAAATGTGCAAGAGGAAGATAAGAAAAACTTCTATGTGGCACCTATCGCTATACAGTTATTAGTAGAGAATGCTGTGAAGCACAATAGTGCTTCTAAAGAGAGTCCTCTGAGAATAGATATTTATGTAGAAGAGGATTACGTAGTGATTCAAAATAATATACAAGAGCTAGTCGTGACTCTACCTTCTTCTAAAGTAGGGTTGACGAATATAAAGGAACGCTATCGTCTGCTAAGTAAGCACAAGGTTCTTATTCAGAAAACGGATAAAGATTTTGTGGTAAGATTGCCTTTGTTACTTAATAAGAATGACAAATAA
- a CDS encoding response regulator transcription factor, whose translation MNILLIEDEVSVSNFIRKGLEESQHQVAFAYDGMIGLQLAMEQEFDLIILDVILPYMNGFEICQQIKKYKGDIPILMLTALSTLNDKVKGFNMGADDYLTKPFHFEELLLRIKALTRRNTMAMPTLEYKAADLIMNTYKKTVTRANKEIVLTQKEYTLLEYFLVNKNRVLTRTQIAEAVWGIGFDRGTNLIDVYVNYVRRKIDKEYNTQLIHTVIGMGYILKDE comes from the coding sequence ATGAACATACTTTTAATAGAAGACGAAGTAAGTGTATCTAACTTCATTAGAAAAGGTCTAGAGGAGAGCCAACATCAGGTGGCTTTTGCCTACGATGGGATGATAGGATTACAACTAGCGATGGAACAAGAGTTTGATTTGATTATTCTAGATGTTATTCTTCCCTATATGAACGGATTCGAAATCTGTCAACAAATAAAAAAATACAAAGGAGATATTCCTATCCTCATGCTGACGGCATTATCTACGCTAAATGATAAGGTCAAAGGATTTAATATGGGGGCAGATGACTACCTGACAAAACCCTTTCACTTTGAAGAATTATTACTGAGAATAAAGGCACTGACCCGTCGTAATACAATGGCTATGCCTACTCTAGAGTATAAAGCTGCGGATCTAATCATGAATACGTATAAAAAGACGGTTACGAGAGCAAATAAAGAAATCGTTTTAACCCAAAAAGAATATACCTTACTAGAGTATTTCTTAGTGAATAAGAATAGGGTATTAACGAGAACACAGATAGCTGAAGCGGTCTGGGGTATCGGCTTCGATAGAGGGACGAACCTCATCGATGTGTATGTCAATTATGTGAGACGCAAAATAGACAAAGAGTATAATACACAACTGATACATACAGTTATCGGTATGGGGTATATACTGAAGGATGAATAG